The following are encoded in a window of Echeneis naucrates chromosome 19, fEcheNa1.1, whole genome shotgun sequence genomic DNA:
- the LOC115060549 gene encoding sodium-dependent neutral amino acid transporter B(0)AT2-like gives MEKQPLPTDDAKTEDNGYADEESQEAPPESAARAGWNSKVEYFLAQVGFSVGLGNVWRFPYLCHQNGGGAFLLLYVLLMLVMGIPLFFLELAAGQAIRQGSIGVWTYISPRLSGIGYSSCVVCFFVALYYNVILAWSLFYLGNSFQYPLPWSQCPEQGNVTVKECEMSSPTSYFWYRKALDITDSINDTGSFNLYIVCCLLVAWTIVCLGMFKGIKTSVKVMYFSSIFPYVVLFCFLVRGLMLEGALEGITFMFYPKLEIWADLQVWRQAATQVFFALGLGFGSIIAYSSYNPKNNNCHRDAFTVSAINFLTSVLATLVVFAVLGFRAKGKVLECVASNVRKLSYQIESGYMKENWMPHFNYSVPSSVDVEDYRTWFSQYGKHIPGNLTDCDLEQELKKGVEGTGLAFITFTEAMSLLPGSPFWSALFFLMLLNLGLSTMFGTMEGILTPLTDRFKSLANKKTKLTIFSCIVGFLIGLLFTQHCGNYFVTMFDDYSATLPLIIVVVFETFSVSWLYGADRFLDDIEGMLGWRPSVVYKYLWKYICLLAMLGLLLATTIRMFITRPTYMAWNQDKASEEHLEYPGWALAVLALLIIFAMMPVPVGLVHALLRERTTQTSRDRENGQYSMVSTDDKYVSPMTDMSELDQRNGASGSFS, from the exons ATGGAGAAACAGCCTCTGCCAACTGATGATGCCAAGACCGAGGACAATGGCTACGCTGATGAGGAGAGCCAGGAAGCACCACCTGAGTCTGCTGCCCGGGCAGGATGGAACAGTAAAGTAGAGTACTTTTTGGCACAGGTTGGATTCAGCGTTGGGCTTGGCAACGTTTGGAGATTTCCATATTTGTGCCATCAGAATGGAGGAG GAGCTTTTCTCCTCCTGTACGTGCTGCTCATGCTGGTCATGGGcattcctttgtttttcctggAGCTGGCAGCAGGTCAGGCCATTCGACAAGGCAGCATTGGAGTTTGGACATACATTTCCCCGAGGCTTTCAGGGATTGGCTACTCCAGCTGTGTG gtgtgtttctttgtggctCTGTACTACAATGTGATCCTTGCTTGGAGTCTCTTTTATCTGGGGAACTCGTTCCAGTACCCTCTCCCTTGGAGTCAGTGCCCAGAACAAGGCAATGTCACAG tgaaaGAATGTGAGATGAGCTCCCCCACATCGTATTTTTGGTACCGCAAAGCTTTGGATATCACAGATTCCATCAATGACACAGGCTCTTTTAATCTGTACATTGTCTGCTGTCTTCTGGTGGCCTGGACCATCGTGTGTCTGGGAATGTTTAAGGGTATCAAGACCTCTGTCAAG GTGATGTatttctcctccatcttcccctacgttgttctgttctgtttccttGTCCGAGGACTCATGCTAGAAGGGGCCTTAGAAGGAATCACCTTCATGTTCTACCCCAAG ctGGAAATTTGGGCAGACCTGCAAGTTTGGCGACAGGCAGCCACACAGGTCTTCTTCGCTCTGGGACTTGGCTTTGGGTCTATCATTGCCTACTCGTCCTATAATCCCAAGAACAACAACTGCCATCGTGACGCCTTCACTGTGTCGGCTATTAATTTCCTTACATCTGTGCTGGCTACTCTGGTTGTGTTTGCTGTGCTTGGCTTCCGTGCCAAAGGCAAAGTCCTTGAATGTGTAGCAAG taatgTAAGGAAGCTGTCGTATCAGATTGAAAGTGGCTATATGAAAGAAAACTGGATGCCACACTTCAACTACTCTGTTCCCAGTTCAGTGGATGTGGAGGACTACAGGACCTGGTTCAGCCAGTATGGTAAACATATCCCTGGCAATTTAACAGACTGTGACCTAGAACAAGAGTTGAAGAAG GGTGTGGAGGGAACAGGCCTCGCTTTTATTACCTTCACTGAGGCCATGTCGCTTCTTCCTGGCAGTCCTTTCTGGTCagccctcttcttcctcatgcTGCTCAACTTGGGTCTCAGCACCATGTTTGGCACGATGGAGGGCATCCTCACCCCCCTCACTGACCGCTTCAAATCTCTGGCCAACAAGAAGACCAAACTCACAA ttttcagctgCATCGTTGGCTTTCTGATTGGGCTGCTCTTCACCCAGCACTGCGGAAACTACTTTGTGACGATGTTTGATGATTACTCTGCCACTCTGCCCCTCATTATTGTGGTGGTTTTTGAGACTTTCAGTGTGTCTTGGCTATATGGAGCAGATAG ATTCCTTGATGACATTGAGGGAATGCTGGGCTGGCGTCCCAGTGTGGTGTACAAGTACCTGTGGAAATACATCTGCCTGCTTGCTATGCTGGGCTTGCTGCTAGCCACCACCATTCGCATGTTCATCACACGACCCACTTACATGGCATGGAACCAAGATAAG GCCTCTGAGGAGCACCTGGAGTACCCTGGCTGGGCCCTGGCTGTCCTGGCTCTACTGATCATATTTGCCATGATGCCTGTGCCAGTGGGCTTGGTCCATGCTCTTCTGCGGGAGAGGACAACGCAAACATCCAGGGATAGAGAGAATGGTCAGTACAGCATGGTTAGCACTGATGACAAGTATGTGTCTCCGATGACTGACATGTCAGAACTGGACCAAAGGAATGGGGCCTCTGGTTCCTTTTCCTAA